One Setaria italica strain Yugu1 chromosome II, Setaria_italica_v2.0, whole genome shotgun sequence DNA segment encodes these proteins:
- the LOC101763059 gene encoding (+)-neomenthol dehydrogenase yields MRHLGASPSSPCRVRVRPSAAAPLPRARLQPRVSFPAGARLVHARAAAAAAGATRASPPQHRLDAVRHDRAEVIPERLAVVTGGNKGVGLEVCHQLALQGVTVILTARDEKRGTYAAESLCREYELPNIIFHQLDVRDDNSVTSLAQYIESRYGKLDILVNNAAITGIVADEEGLKALNIDSETWTSGRAANLLKEVFQNTYDEAFNCLNTNYYGCKRVTEAFLPLLKLSTSGARIVNASSLASELKRMPNEKLRNDLSNIMIWDEDRIEAVLNTFLDDLKNGRLEEAGWPMMLPAYSVSKMVINLYTRIMARRYPEMRINCVRPGFVKTGINWNLGVLTPEQGARGPVMLSLLPDDGPTGCYFDQTEMVNVW; encoded by the exons ATGCGCCACCTCGGGGCGTCCCCGAGCTCGCCTTGTAGGGTCCGAGTTCGACCCTCCGCCGCGGCACCGTTACCCCGCGCCCGTCTCCAGCCGCGAGTCAGCTTCCCTGCCGGCGCTCGCCTGGTgcacgcgcgcgcggccgcggcagccgcggGGGCGACGCGGGCATCGCCTCCGCAGCACAG GCTTGATGCAGTAAGACATGACCGGGCAGAAGTGATTCCTGAAAG ACTTGCAGTGGTCACAGGTGGAAACAAAGGAGTTGGCCTGGAAGTATGCCACCAACTTGCTCTCCAAGGTGTGACGGTTATCCTTACAGCGAGGGATGAGAAACGAGGAACATATGCTGCTGAGTCCCTTTGCCGTGAATACGAACTCCCCAACATAATCTTCCATCAGCTTGATGTCAGAGATGATAATAGTGTCACCTCATTGGCCCAGTATATTGAAAGCAGATATGGGAAGCTTGATATCTTG GTGAACAATGCAGCCATTACAGGAATTGTAGCAGATGAGGAAGGCCTGAAAGCTCTCAACATTGATTCAGAGACATGG ACATCTGGCAGGGCCGCCAATCTTCTTAAAGAAGTATTCCAGAATACCTATGATGAGGCATTTAACTGTCTCAATACCAATTACTATGGATGCAAACGGGTAACAGAGGCTTTTCTTCCACTTTTGAAGCTATCTACATCAGGAGCAAGGATTGTTAATGCCTCCTCCCTTGCATCCGAGCTGAAG AGAATGCCAAATGAGAAGCTTCGAAATGATTTGAGCAACATCATGATCTGGGATGAGGACCGAATTGAAGCAGTGCTGAACACATTCTTGGATGACCTGAAGAATGGGCGGCTTGAAGAGGCTGGATGGCCCATGATGCTACCAGCCTACAGCGTATCAAAAATGGTCATCAATCTGTACACCAGGATCATGGCAAGGAGGTATCCGGAGATGCGCATCAATTGTGTGCGTCCTGGCTTTGTCAAGACCGGCATCAACTGGAATCTGGGGGTCTTGACGCCTGAGCAAGGTGCTAGAGGGCCAGTCATGTTATCTCTGCTCCCTGACGATGGACCAACTGGGTGCTATTTTGATCAGACAGAAATGGTGAACGTTTGGTGA
- the LOC101763464 gene encoding (+)-neomenthol dehydrogenase isoform X2 produces MRHLGASPSSPCRVRVRPSAAAPLPRARLQPRVSFPAGARLVHARAAAGATRASPPQHRLDAVRHDRAEVIPERLAVVTGGNKGVGLEVCRQLALQGVAVILTARDEKRGKDAAESLRCESELTNIIFHQLDVRDDNSVTSLAWYIESRYGKLDILVNNAAVLGIVADEEGLKALNIGAETWTSGRAANLLKEVFQNTYDEALNCLNTNYYGCKRVTEALLPLLKLSTSGARIVNASSLASELKRMPNEKLRNDLCDINIWDEDRIEALLNTFLEDLKNGRLEEAGWPMMLATYSVSKMVINLYTRIMARRYPEMRINCVRPGSVKTDICWNLGLLTPEQGARGPVMLALLPDDGPTGCYFDQTEMVKIW; encoded by the exons ATGCGCCACCTCGGGGCGTCCCCGAGCTCGCCTTGTAGGGTCCGAGTTCGACCCTCCGCCGCGGCACCATTACCCCGCGCCCGTCTCCAACCGCGAGTCAGCTTCCCTGCCGGCGCTCGCCTGGTgcacgcgcgcgcggccgcgggggcgaCGCGGGCATCGCCTCCGCAGCACAG GCTTGATGCAGTAAGACATGACCGGGCAGAAGTGATTCCTGAAAG ACTTGCGGTGGTCACAGGTGGAAACAAAGGAGTTGGCCTCGAAGTATGCCGCCAGCTTGCTCTCCAGGGTGTGGCGGTTATCCTTACAGCGAGGGATGAGAAACGAGGAAAAGATGCTGCCGAGTCCCTTCGCTGTGAATCCGAACTCACCAACATAATCTTCCATCAGCTTGATGTCAGAGATGATAATAGTGTCACCTCATTGGCCTGGTATATTGAAAGCAGATATGGGAAGCTTGATATCTTG GTGAACAATGCAGCTGTTTTAGGAATTGTAGCAGATGAGGAAGGCCTGAAAGCTCTCAACATTGGTGCAGAGACCTGG ACATCTGGCAGGGCCGCTAATCTTCTTAAAGAAGTATTCCAGAATACCTATGACGAGGCGTTAAACTGTCTCAATACCAATTACTATGGATGCAAGCGGGTAACCGAGGCTCTTCTTCCACTTTTGAAGCTGTCTACATCAGGTGCAAGGATTGTTAATGCCTCCTCCCTTGCGTCGGAGCTGAAG AGAATGCCAAACGAGAAGCTTCGAAATGATTTGTGCGACATCAACATCTGGGATGAGGACCGAATAGAAGCACTGCTGAACACATTCTTGGAGGACCTGAAGAACGGGCGGCTTGAAGAGGCCGGGTGGCCCATGATGCTGGCAACATACAGTGTATCGAAAATGGTCATCAATCTGTACACCAGGATTATGGCAAGGAGGTACCCAGAGATGCGCATCAATTGTGTGAGACCTGGTTCCGTCAAGACTGACATTTGCTGGAATCTAGGGCTCTTGACGCCTGAACAAGGTGCAAGAGGGCCAGTCATGCTAGCTCTGCTCCCTGACGATGGACCAACTGGGTGCTATTTTGATCAGACAGAAATGGTGAAAATTTGGTGA
- the LOC101763464 gene encoding (+)-neomenthol dehydrogenase isoform X3 has protein sequence MEKAAQAATGGTQGSPQHRLCAVRHDRAEVIPERLAVVTGGNKGVGLEVCRQLALQGVAVILTARDEKRGKDAAESLRCESELTNIIFHQLDVRDDNSVTSLAWYIESRYGKLDILVNNAAVLGIVADEEGLKALNIGAETWTSGRAANLLKEVFQNTYDEALNCLNTNYYGCKRVTEALLPLLKLSTSGARIVNASSLASELKRMPNEKLRNDLCDINIWDEDRIEALLNTFLEDLKNGRLEEAGWPMMLATYSVSKMVINLYTRIMARRYPEMRINCVRPGSVKTDICWNLGLLTPEQGARGPVMLALLPDDGPTGCYFDQTEMVKIW, from the exons ATGGAGAAAGCAGCGCAAGCTGCCACCGGCGGGACGCAGGGCTCACCTCAGCACAG GCTTTGCGCAGTAAGACATGACCGGGCTGAAGTGATTCCTGAAAG ACTTGCGGTGGTCACAGGTGGAAACAAAGGAGTTGGCCTCGAAGTATGCCGCCAGCTTGCTCTCCAGGGTGTGGCGGTTATCCTTACAGCGAGGGATGAGAAACGAGGAAAAGATGCTGCCGAGTCCCTTCGCTGTGAATCCGAACTCACCAACATAATCTTCCATCAGCTTGATGTCAGAGATGATAATAGTGTCACCTCATTGGCCTGGTATATTGAAAGCAGATATGGGAAGCTTGATATCTTG GTGAACAATGCAGCTGTTTTAGGAATTGTAGCAGATGAGGAAGGCCTGAAAGCTCTCAACATTGGTGCAGAGACCTGG ACATCTGGCAGGGCCGCTAATCTTCTTAAAGAAGTATTCCAGAATACCTATGACGAGGCGTTAAACTGTCTCAATACCAATTACTATGGATGCAAGCGGGTAACCGAGGCTCTTCTTCCACTTTTGAAGCTGTCTACATCAGGTGCAAGGATTGTTAATGCCTCCTCCCTTGCGTCGGAGCTGAAG AGAATGCCAAACGAGAAGCTTCGAAATGATTTGTGCGACATCAACATCTGGGATGAGGACCGAATAGAAGCACTGCTGAACACATTCTTGGAGGACCTGAAGAACGGGCGGCTTGAAGAGGCCGGGTGGCCCATGATGCTGGCAACATACAGTGTATCGAAAATGGTCATCAATCTGTACACCAGGATTATGGCAAGGAGGTACCCAGAGATGCGCATCAATTGTGTGAGACCTGGTTCCGTCAAGACTGACATTTGCTGGAATCTAGGGCTCTTGACGCCTGAACAAGGTGCAAGAGGGCCAGTCATGCTAGCTCTGCTCCCTGACGATGGACCAACTGGGTGCTATTTTGATCAGACAGAAATGGTGAAAATTTGGTGA
- the LOC101764134 gene encoding (+)-neomenthol dehydrogenase → MEKAAQAATGGTQGSPQHRLCAVRHDRAEVIPERLAVVTGGNKGVGLEVCRQLALQGVAVILTARDEKRGKDAAESLRCESELTNIIFHQLDVRDDNSVTSLAWYIESRYGKLDILVNNAGVSGIVADEEGLKALNIDAETWTSGRAANLLKEVFQNTYDEALNCLNTNYYGCKRVTEALLPLLKLSTSGARIVNASSLASELKRMPNEKLRNDLCDINIWDEDRIEAVLNTFLEDLKNGRLEEAGWPMMLPTYSVSKMVINLYTRIMARRYPEMRINCVRPGFVKTDICWNLGLLTPEQGARGPVMLALLPDDGPTGCYFDQTEMVKIW, encoded by the exons ATGGAGAAAGCAGCGCAAGCTGCCACCGGCGGGACGCAGGGCTCACCTCAGCACAG GCTTTGCGCAGTAAGACATGACCGGGCTGAAGTGATTCCTGAAAG ACTTGCGGTGGTCACAGGTGGAAACAAAGGAGTTGGCCTCGAAGTATGCCGCCAGCTTGCTCTCCAGGGTGTGGCGGTTATCCTTACAGCGAGGGATGAGAAACGAGGAAAAGATGCTGCTGAGTCCCTTCGCTGTGAATCCGAACTCACCAACATAATCTTCCATCAGCTTGATGTCAGAGATGATAATAGTGTCACCTCATTGGCATGGTATATTGAAAGCAGATATGGGAAGCTTGATATCTTG GTGAACAATGCAGGTGTTTCAGGAATTGTAGCAGATGAGGAAGGCCTCAAAGCTCTCAACATTGATGCAGAGACCTGG ACATCTGGCAGGGCCGCTAATCTTCTTAAAGAAGTATTCCAGAATACCTATGACGAGGCGTTAAACTGTCTCAATACCAATTACTATGGATGCAAGAGGGTAACCGAGGCTCTTCTTCCACTTTTGAAGCTGTCTACATCAGGTGCAAGGATTGTTAATGCCTCCTCCCTTGCGTCGGAGCTGAAG AGAATGCCAAATGAGAAGCTTCGAAATGATTTGTGCGACATCAACATCTGGGATGAGGACCGAATAGAAGCAGTGCTGAACACATTCTTGGAGGACCTGAAGAACGGGCGGCTTGAAGAGGCCGGGTGGCCCATGATGCTGCCAACATACAGTGTATCGAAAATGGTCATCAATCTGTACACCAGGATTATGGCAAGGAGGTATCCAGAGATGCGCATCAATTGTGTGAGACCTGGCTTTGTTAAGACTGACATTTGCTGGAATCTAGGGCTCTTGACGCCTGAACAAGGTGCAAGAGGGCCAGTCATGCTAGCTCTGCTCCCTGACGATGGACCAACTGGGTGCTATTTTGATCAGACAGAAATGGTGAAAATTTGGTGA
- the LOC101763464 gene encoding (+)-neomenthol dehydrogenase isoform X1: protein MRHLGASPSSPCRVRVRPSAAAPLPRARLQPRVSFPAGARLVHARAAAGATRASPPQHRLDAVRHDRAEVIPERLAVVTGGNKGVGLEVCRQLAPQGVTVILTARDEKRGTYAAESLCREYELPNIIFHQLDVRDDNSVTSLAQYIESRYGKLDILVNNAAVLGIVADEEGLKALNIGAETWTSGRAANLLKEVFQNTYDEALNCLNTNYYGCKRVTEALLPLLKLSTSGARIVNASSLASELKRMPNEKLRNDLCDINIWDEDRIEALLNTFLEDLKNGRLEEAGWPMMLATYSVSKMVINLYTRIMARRYPEMRINCVRPGSVKTDICWNLGLLTPEQGARGPVMLALLPDDGPTGCYFDQTEMVKIW, encoded by the exons ATGCGCCACCTCGGGGCGTCCCCGAGCTCGCCTTGTAGGGTCCGAGTTCGACCCTCCGCCGCGGCACCATTACCCCGCGCCCGTCTCCAACCGCGAGTCAGCTTCCCTGCCGGCGCTCGCCTGGTgcacgcgcgcgcggccgcgggggcgaCGCGGGCATCGCCTCCGCAGCACAG GCTTGATGCAGTAAGACATGACCGGGCAGAAGTGATTCCTGAAAG ACTTGCAGTGGTCACAGGTGGAAACAAAGGAGTTGGCCTGGAAGTATGCCGCCAACTTGCTCCCCAAGGTGTGACGGTTATCCTTACAGCGAGGGATGAGAAACGAGGAACATATGCTGCTGAGTCCCTTTGCCGTGAATACGAACTCCCCAACATAATCTTCCATCAGCTTGATGTCAGAGATGATAATAGTGTCACCTCATTGGCCCAGTATATTGAAAGCAGATATGGGAAGCTTGATATCTTG GTGAACAATGCAGCTGTTTTAGGAATTGTAGCAGATGAGGAAGGCCTGAAAGCTCTCAACATTGGTGCAGAGACCTGG ACATCTGGCAGGGCCGCTAATCTTCTTAAAGAAGTATTCCAGAATACCTATGACGAGGCGTTAAACTGTCTCAATACCAATTACTATGGATGCAAGCGGGTAACCGAGGCTCTTCTTCCACTTTTGAAGCTGTCTACATCAGGTGCAAGGATTGTTAATGCCTCCTCCCTTGCGTCGGAGCTGAAG AGAATGCCAAACGAGAAGCTTCGAAATGATTTGTGCGACATCAACATCTGGGATGAGGACCGAATAGAAGCACTGCTGAACACATTCTTGGAGGACCTGAAGAACGGGCGGCTTGAAGAGGCCGGGTGGCCCATGATGCTGGCAACATACAGTGTATCGAAAATGGTCATCAATCTGTACACCAGGATTATGGCAAGGAGGTACCCAGAGATGCGCATCAATTGTGTGAGACCTGGTTCCGTCAAGACTGACATTTGCTGGAATCTAGGGCTCTTGACGCCTGAACAAGGTGCAAGAGGGCCAGTCATGCTAGCTCTGCTCCCTGACGATGGACCAACTGGGTGCTATTTTGATCAGACAGAAATGGTGAAAATTTGGTGA
- the LOC101762648 gene encoding ETHYLENE INSENSITIVE 3-like 1 protein: MMGGGPLLLDHRLPLPADDKGALFGGFGGDCFFGEGDLVNPPPPAHDEIMSFPGGDDSDDGDDDVVGGIDELERRIWRDRVRLRRLKEQQLQQQRGGGRGKEVPRARQSQEQARRKKMSRAQDGILKYMLKMMEVCSAQGFVYGIIPENGKPVTGASDNLRAWWKEKVRFDRNGPAAVARYQGAGGGDGGAVAAAPAGPHSLHELQDTTLGSLLSALMQHCDPPQRRFPLEKGVPPPWWPQGAEPWWPEAGVPRELGPPPYKKPHDLKKAWKVAVLTAVIKHMSPDVDKVRRLVRQSKCLQDKMTAREIVTWLAVLKQEEDLYLMLHPGAHPPPCSTNAAALPFSASSGEYDVDGADDGEETARNTKPSPNDAPAFVDLSSSMDADATTGNNRFLMPAALMKEEAADAELFQKRSAVPAAVEPELMLSNSFRAYTCGNAQCPHSSCVHGFLDRSARNTHQYACKFNSPAVAPSAATDNNKLLAPSVFLPPGQAVGGFDFDVPVDGQRSLAELMDMYEANVGTSRSLSNTDMVATGGVQVSGQFLTPCLFGNLNQPQQQQQQSAGFYVRDDALPFGGDIAGASPELRFSSGLDGVAVGTSSHYGGALQLQQPQPHKPAAGSNWFY; this comes from the coding sequence ATGATGGGAGGAGGGCCGCTGCTGCTGGATCACCGCTTGCCGCTGCCGGCGGATGACAAGGGCGCCCTCTTCGGCGGCTTCGGGGGCGACTGCTTCTTCGGCGAGGGCGACCTCGtcaacccgccgccgccggcgcacgaCGAGATCATGAGCTtccccggcggcgacgacagcgacgacggcgacgacgatgtCGTGGGCGGCATCGACGAGCTGGAGCGCCGCATATGGCGCGACCGCGTGCGCCTCAGGCGCCTCAaggagcagcagctgcagcagcagcgcggcggcggccgcggcaagGAGGTGCCGCGGGCGCGGCAGTCGCAGGAGCAGGCGCGCCGCAAGAAGATGTCGCGCGCGCAGGACGGCATCCTCAAGTACATGCTCAAGATGATGGAGGTCTGCAGCGCGCAGGGCTTCGTCTACGGAATCATCCCCGAGAACGGCAAGCCCGTCACCGGCGCCTCCGACAACCTCCGCGCCTGGTGGAAGGAGAAGGTCCGCTTCGACCGCAAcgggcccgccgccgtcgccaggTACCAGGGCGctggtggtggcgacggcggcgccgtggccgcggcgccggcggggccgcaCTCCCTGCACGAGCTGCAGGACACCACGCTGGGATCCCTGCTCTCCGCGCTCATGCAGCACTGCGACCCGCCGCAGCGCCGCTTCCCGCTCGAGAAGggcgtgccgccgccgtggtggccgCAAGGCGCCGAGCCGTGGTGGCCCGAGGCCGGCGTGCCCAGGGAGCTGGGCCCGCCGCCGTACAAGAAGCCTCACGACCTCAAAAAGGCCTGGAAGGTGGCCGTGCTCACCGCCGTCATCAAGCACATGTCCCCCGACGTCGACAAGGTCCGCCGCCTCGTGCGCCAGTCCAAGTGCCTGCAGGACAAGATGACAGCCAGGGAGATCGTCACCTGGCTCGCCGTGCTCAAGCAGGAGGAGGACCTCTACCTCATGCTGCACCCGGGCGCCCACCCCCCGCCGTGCTCCACCAACGCCGCGGCGCTCCCGTTCAGCGCCAGCTCCGGCGAGTACGACGTGgacggcgccgacgacggcgaagAGACTGCCCGGAACACGAAGCCATCCCCCAACGACGCACCCGCGTTCGTGGACCTTTCGTCGTCCATGGATGCTGATGCTACTACGGGCAATAACAGGTTCCTCATGCCGGCTGCcctgatgaaggaggaggccgccgacgccgagttATTCCAGAAGAGGAGCGCGGTGCCGGCCGCCGTGGAGCCGGAGCTGATGCTGAGCAACAGCTTCCGCGCCTACACCTGCGGGAACGCGCAGTGCCCGCACAGCAGCTGCGTGCACGGGTTCCTCGACCGCAGCGCGCGCAACACCCACCAGTACGCCTGCAAGTTCAACAGCCCCGCCGTGGCGCCGAGCGCCGCCACCGACAACAACAAGCTGCTGGCACCGTCCGTCTTCCTGCCGCCCGGTCAGGCGGTCGGCGGCTTCGACTTCGACGTGCCCGTCGATGGCCAGAGGTCGCTCGCCGAGCTCATGGACATGTACGAGGCCAACGTGGGGACATCCCGGAGCCTGAGCAACACCGACATGGTCGCCACCGGCGGCGTGCAGGTGTCCGGCCAATTCCTGACGCCGTGCCTATTTGGCAACCTGAACcagccacagcagcagcagcagcagagcgcGGGGTTCTACGTCCGTGACGATGCGTTGCCGTTCGGAGGCGACATCGCCGGCGCGTCGCCGGAGTTGAGGTTCAGTTCAGGTCTCGACGGCGTGGCAGTAGGCACGTCATCACATTACGGCGGTGCGTTGCAGCTGCAGCAACCGCAGCCGCACAAGCCCGCGGCGGGATCCAATTGGTTCTACTGA